The genomic stretch CAGCAACAttgaggaattaaaaaaaactaagttacaGCAGTGTTTCAATGATCACCAActgaaaaatcaaatcattattCACAGCCACTTTTGCAGATGAGATTCAAAGTGTACATAGCATGATTGAAAGttacaaacagaaaattattGCTTcagtaaataattattttttaaaaaagatgataatgaagaaaaaataacataaaaaaactcccTTTATGTTTACTCGTGTAAACTATTTCTCCTGAATCCAGATCATTacagttttatatttaagttttgaaatCACAGATTTAATAACCACATGTTAAATCAGAATTATCATTATCTTTGATTATAATTGTAGTTAATATTTAAGTGCTGGTTGATGCTTTGAGTGTGAACAAAGAAGAGGAAGGAAAGTGAGTCAGAGAGTCTTTTACATGACGCTCTTGACTGGAATTTGGCTAAAGTTTGTCATTTACCACAGTATTTTTGTCCAATATCCCAGCCTTCCTGCTgagaagaagaagctgaaagCAACATTGATTTAAGCAACTTATCTGCGTTTGGAAGCAGCTCagcttgaaaataaaacagcctGTAGACATTTAAATTGACCATcaaaatgaggaagaaaggtAGTATGAAGGGTTAATTACCTGGGACACATTTTAGTTGTGTAATTCACTATTTTTTCTCAGAAGAAGAGAAACCTCAAAGTCAGAGGGGATTCAGGATCAAATATGTCTCTGACTGCTGAGGAAGAGTGGCCAGACTGGTTTGagttaaaaaagaatgaaagaaagcaTCCACCGTGGCGTTGAAGACACCAAACCTTTAAAACTAATAAGGCTTGCAGAGGGAAACCACACAGGATCCTATTTATgttagataaaaaaagaagaaactgggGCTGTAATGcacataatctaaaaaaaaagcttaaataaacaGTTCCAATTctctttcttcctcattcttttgttcagttttagtTCAAAAAGATCTGGTTCACCTCTCTAAATAAACTGCCGCTGGCTTATGAAACACTTGGGTCACCGGTTCAGAGCATGATTTGGTGGTGGACGTCGAGCGCAGCAGAAAGTTAAAAGTGATTGCTTTACCCGTCTGCACTCATGGATGTTGAAATAGATTGGGTGGATTGGAGGTCGTGAGAAATATTTTCCAGTCTGAACTATTTTACAGCAGCTGGGCTGGACGGACACAGTGGAGTAATCTCAGGTAGCTTGACGGGATTTCATCGAAGGCCAACAGTTTAAAATCCCATCTGCATGTCGGCGAAGTTGAAGAAGTTGTCCACGTCTCGAGTTGAAGTATTTTTGTTGTCAGAGACAAAAAcctgttacaaaaaaaaaaaaaaaagttagatctTTCTTAGGAGctataaacaaaacagaatataattaaaaatccaGGTTACCTTGGTGCCACTAAAGACTTCACTGGCGATGTTCCTGCAGGCCTCCACCACTCCATCACCGTTCAGCTCCAGAGCAACAACAGGACctgtagtaaaataaaaaaaaggtcaaaacctctttatcctgttcagttctgataaaacagaaaagtcacCACTCTCTCTGAggacaattgtgtttttaatgtgtttttgtgacatttttctgatgatggaggacatatataaagaataaaaacttcaaattacatttctgagtatttatttattcacactgttgtgaatcaggagcagacagaaaaatttGTAAAACAGCTAATTTGAGGTGTAGTAAATACGCAGGGCGGGCAACAAGCCCCAAACTCAGTAACATGGAGGGCGATgtgggcggggttgctctgtagccccacccacaacttccTGCTGcaatcctgctgctctgcagaaactatgtcctaggaaatgacacagatatatttttgaattgtcCTAATAATGGCATGATCATAATTACCATGGGAACACTTCTACAAtaaagatgatcgaagtgggacTGGTATGTAAAGTTTGTCCCACAAAGGTTGTATAACTATAGCCACAGCTCATTTATGACGTGTGAGACAGCCGTGCTGACCCTCAGTGTGGAGTTGTGTTTCTTTCACATATTTGAATGAAAGGAGGAAGGACAACAAACCAGGAATTCTGGGCATTTCGCGACTCGCCTTCTTTTGCTCTGCTGAAATACAAACTCTACCTCGAGTAATGCTTTGTGAAATCAGCCTGCATTATTAACTCAAACCATGGCTGCTGGCGCTATGAATCAGATAAAGACTTGCTTAAAGTATCCGCTAGATAAGAggaataacaaaataaacatctaGCCCACCTTTGGTGATCCACTCCACAATATCATCTCCACTGTTCTGGAACACTCTCTTCACATCTTCAGGCCGCATCAGGACCTCCTTTGTCTGGATCAGAACAAAACCTTTAGCCACtgcctgtaaaaaaataaaccaaacaaggGGATTACAAGACAGCCGACCGACAATCAAACAAAcatggggattttttttaaagatgtgtcATCCACTTGTGGATCCGTCTCATGCCTTTGTTGTGACGCACTTTTTCAGCAACAGCAAACGTGTCTGGAATGTTTATACCCCAGCAAGGCCAGTTACGCATCAAGGCTTGGCATTTAGAGAGCAACCTTTCTGATATCACACTGCAGAAACTGAATatttagaaagcaaaaaaagacttgtttcaagaaaagaaaaaaaagtcttattttctgttttaccaGGAAAGTTATCATACCAAGAAAGTTTTTCCAATAATCAAATAATATTATTTCATGAAAATGTGTCTTAGTGACCAGAATATCTTTAGATCATTTTCTAACCACATAACCACATTTATTTGTATTCCTATTTAAAGAGAAACTttcaaatttgaagaatttttgacttatttcttttGCAGCGCATTCACTTAAGTGAACATCAAAACTGGATAAGTGTGGAAGGTCCATGCAGACAAGTCACTGGCGTTGAAAACACTTTGCAACATcgcctaaatgtgtaaatggaTTTACACGATAAAAATCTTCTTGTTCTAAGCAGTTtcactcaaactttatttaagtttactttatttaaacattttatttcatactTTTCTGATCCTGCGGGCTGCATTTTCCCACTTTACATGTACATTTGCTGATACTCCCTTTGGTTTCGTTTGTTAGTGAGAAATTATGTTGTGTTTAGAACCCTTTTTGAGCGTTTGTATATGCCCACTAAAATAAATCCAGTACAATATGTTGCTGTGAGCAATAAAATACTTGACAAATGTTTTGAAGTGAACAACTCACAGCCTTTTCCACAACAAAGAAGTGCCACAAAGCCAGAGGTGTCACTCTGAGAAGAAACGTCTGACACTTACCTCATCTATCAGTTTGCGGGCGTTTGCTGTGGTGTATTCTCCAGCAAAGAACACAAAGAGACAGGACTCCTCACTCTCCTTCCGCCTCCCTCCCTTCGTCAGAGGGACGATACTCCGAGAAGGTTCTGCAGAGATCCGGACAGACTTGAAGTCGGACTCTGGATCTGGCAACGGAACAAAATCCAGAACGGAAGACGCCTCCGGTAGTAGGCTCCAGTTGTTCTCCCCCGACACCGGCGTGAAGTCGTGGATGTTGCTCCAGTTGTTGTTGAATATGCTCAGCCCGGCGTCCTTAAAGTGAAAGGCCAGTTCGGGGTAGAAGTACTGAAAGCAGCCGAATTTCATTCCCGTGGAAGACTCGATGATGGGCTGAGTGGCGCAGCACAGGAACACGTCCATCTTTTGACAGTCCCGTGTGCGGAACTGCTGACAGGCCACCACACACTTGATCTCTTTGCAGTCCCTGAAGAAGACACTTCCCTTCACTGGTCCCAGCACAATGCGACAGTTGATGCAGTCGTCGATGGTGATGGTCGCAGAGTGATCGAACACAAAGATGTTGCAGTTCTCGCACTCTTGGATGACAAACTGTTCCCCGTTTAATGTGCCGGAAAGACGCCCCACTGTGACGTCTTTGAGTCCTTTCAGCGTATAGTGACTCGGGTCAACCTGCACAAAGACaaaagtggcaaaaaaaatgatttcaacaCAAACATAATGACATACTTCAAGAGTCCAGTTTGTGAgaacattttaagacaaaaaaagcaaactatATAAACTGATAGATTGGTCCTCCCTCCACACTAGGCGACTTTATCACTGACTTCTTGTTATCACAAAACTTTACTGAGGAAGACATCCAAATACCTCCCCAGACTCATGCATCGTTCTCATGACAACCACCATCTGAGGTCCAACAATCTCCATACACTTTCTGTTGCcaagtttcatttttctgcagcaaaaGTCCCTCCAAAACtcccttaaagacccactccaatataACACGttcatgttgcatttttctcataatttatgacatatataaaagaatttaagattaaaacagcatttttggaTCAGGAGGAGAAGAAAACCCGTGAtctgaaaaagctcaggtttatGCTGATCAACCACCACggatgggccacaagctctcacCTTCAccccattctgaagcatccgcttgtagacaaatagaagCATtaacatcttcgttttcctcatctgagctggaatctgacttaaaactgtacggctggatagctctaatattgctcgccttttttgttatgctaatgttgtgaggtgctataagctcgcagaagagagtgtaaagaaaGGAATAATGGGAAATTAGCCGAAGCTAACTTTCATAGATATTTGGAGTGGAActtaagaaactaaaaaaaaaaactcaatatttcaaagtccgattctgatcatcttttgatctataggAAAATTGTCCCTAGTAGTtatttgattatgattatgtagttattagcaaaaaaaaaagtttttttctagaacacagtttctgcagagcggcagaagtccatttgaaattcacctctgagtagtgggtgggactgttggttgCTGAGTAAGCctcccctcatttcccatcatccatctatttacatTCTCTCCAGTTGGCTTATAGCCCTTCACCCCTTATTGGTGCAACTaaaatggtgagtaatattggagatatccagctatacagttttgatccagataccagctcagatgaggaaaacgaagacattcATGAGTCTGGTcatctataagtggatgcatcagaatgaaggaGCTAGTGGCCAGCTGATTGTGGCAcctacatcacacctacaagctttttcaaacagatttacAATAACTTCAATacatatttacaattttaattgtCCTTAAAGATCATGAGAAAAGGCTATGTGAACATATtaataacacaattttcattgaagtgggtttttaaactgagaaaaaacaaagcttgCCTTAGACCCAGTTTGAACCTTCAGATGAcctgtttttaggctgtttttgactaGAGTCAAGGTAGGCCATGATGTGGTTTGCCACATTTGAGCCCCACATCCCACAAGTCAACGCGGAAACCGCCCTGCGACCAGTTTACTCTTGTGTGTCTGAACAGGCTAAGTTTAGGCTGCGTTGGGTGTTAATCCGATAATGAGATAACTCCGGCTGCAGGGAAACGGGGGGAGAAGAGGCCAATAACACCTATATTTACACAGAGATGTCCACTTATGGAGATCCGAGTGTAAATGTGGAGATCAAAGCTGGATGTTTTGATGCTGAGGGATGATCCCTTCAGGTACTTAGAAATACAGCTACCTCTACAAGATACGGGTGACTAAAAATAGGTTTTAAAGTGACTATATCTTCTATCTCCACTGTTTCACGACATCAAAGCAGTATATTTGAGGTTAAAGTCAGAGTAGAACACAATCTGAAACAGCAATTGTCATTTTATGCATGTTCCAGCTCCATCGCCCCACCTTTTCTCTTTTATCCCAGCTGTACTGCTTCGGTGCTTCCTCGGTGTTGTTGCCAAGGGGAACCGCGTTAGTTTCGCCCGTCGAGGTATGCTCTTCTTTTCCCCCCGACTTTCTTTTGGATTTCTTCGAATAGAAACACCCCATGTCGTTCTTAGTGGCAGTGACCCGGCGTGAGGAAGCCCGACAGGTAGCACTAGTCCGGAAAAACCGAGCAAATGCGAGGCTCACCTACGTATACTTTAATTTACAGCCCCTCTCCCTTCCCCTTTCACAGCTCCGCCGCCCAACCAATCACCGGCCTGCTAGTAGCGGGAACAGCCAATCATTTGTCAGATCGCGAGGACGCGGTGACGCAGAGCAAGCGCTCACGCATGAGATATTCAAATGCAGACGGAAAACTTATTTCCGCACAGAAGAGTTACACCCATACAGGGTTATAAATTCATCAATAatctattaataaaaaaatgtatgacaccattttaaattaaataccattctggaataatttagtatcatacaaaaaataatattaaaacatcGAAACAGTTTCACAATCTATAAACCTAGAGTAACAGTcgatcattttcttttgttaattttatcaTCAACTTTTAGGaacaaaaaagttagaaaatttTAAAGCTAGTAAGTTGACATTTCACACGACTGGTCAAAGAGTTGTCTCCGGGAACTACAGAGTGTTAGCTTTAACAAGTTGTCCCGAACGCACCGTTAGCAACACACTGGACACACCCCTCCGAGtgtgatcattttaaaagaaaaaaggaaactagtttttcagaaaacggaaatatttttttcatgaaaaagctTCCGCACCAAAACttatgtaataaaatataacaataacATTTGTGTTAGTTAACAGAATTTACTAGTCTGTGCACAGCGCTCCGTAACCATTCAACTTCAGCCATAAGCCTCCAACTTAAGTCTGCTCTAATAATAGGTAATCTCCGTCATGCACTGAAACCTGGTCATAGAGTACTTCTCTTTTTCACAGTCTTTTTGATACAGCTGGCATTATAATTTCCGAGAGGCCCAAAACAAAGCTTCTGAACTTTGCTCCAGTGAAGGCCCTGCTGAGTAATATGTCAGCTAAAATGAGTCCAGTAATATCTGATGAAGAATGATGTTGTGTTATCAGAGAGGAGTGTTTCATCAGAGTTCCATTTGtctccatgttctccacagtcACAGGGATGACAAATCCCCATGTTGCTGTGGTGACTAACTGGATTTTAATTAAGACACTTTAGCTGTTTGGGTCTGATTCCTCCAGAGATTAACAAAGCGTTCATTAAAGGTTACTGTGCATAACAACTTTGGGTATAAATAGGCTCCACAGTGGGCTGGTGAGTGTCAGAATGTCATTCTGTGTGGTGCGTTGAACACACTTTTTGTAGCATGAGATTCtagcaaaaacagaaagtggTGATGTGGATAGTATTTTGTGAGGAAAGACACAGCCCCAAACCCTTACAAATCAGATCAGCCTTGTCAAGTGTTTCGATGGGGCATCTTTCTCTCCCCAGAGTATTCTATctgtggttgccatggtgataaGGGCAGCATCACTATGTTTTGTCGTAGCTGGGATAGGATTTGTGAGCTCTGTGGCATAATCACTTTCTAATCAGAACAGCGATGGACAATTATTAGTTTGGAATCTTTTAAACTCtgatatttgatcatttttcagatctttCTGGCACATTTAATCTTGATActtgaatcaggtgtgttccaACAAGGAGAAGCAGCAACGGTTAGGGTAGATTATCCAAACTTCCATAACACAATAAATCCACTTCTGATGTGCACTTTTAGTGATGAAGTTATACATTGTTAAATACTGGTAAAAATTgcgttttgggtgtttttagcatgtttcttgcagcatttttctgatgatgtaggattcatatcaagaaaattaaactcacaactgcatttctgattatttctttttttatcattgtaaatcaggagcagacaaacacatgtcatttgaaaaagagcgtatttgtgacagaaaatacaccGGCCAGACCACAAGCGCCCTGCTCcatcctgatgcatccacttgtagacaaacagatccatgaacgtctttgttttcctcatctgagctgcaactggctcaaaactgaacggctggatagctccaatactgctcgtcatttttgttgcaccagtaatgttaggttggggttgtgagagactgtaagctagcaggagagaatgtaaacagagagctctcaatgATAGGGAACTGGATCAGGGGTGGGGTTGTCTCACATCATTTAccccatccacaactcagaggtgaatttcttattaaatgctctgcagaaactatgttctatgacagttttttattattattttggctaaaaacagcctaagaaTAATTAAAATTCCTTTAGGAACGCTTTTAacatagatgaaaagatgatcagagtggaactttaaattaCTGAATGTCTTCAGTAAGGCCGCAAGAACTGGTGACTTGATCAGTAAAGTTtcaacctaaaaaacaacatttttaggcTGCTGGgacacagataaaaacaaaaaagttactcctacaacatgttttaattgaataaagttaacaaaaaaaaacttagataaCAAAATGCACAACATGCAACTCTTTCCAGATGGGACCATAGACGATAACTGTAGGTTATGATGTTTAGTACATAAAATCATGATGTTATACACTCTGGGACTCTGAAACATAAATGAAAGTTATTCTGTTAAATCTtggcataagaaaaaaatgacaattgaaAACAATTCTTGGTTGAAgcattttttatgtgatttctagcattttctgaaacagaaatgatgtggattaaaatacatttgcatGTGTGGTGGATGAGTACGTTCTCTAAAGTAATCAGATTATAATTGGCTTTCTAAAGTAACCTGATTTCTTATAGGtcatgaaaacaggaagtcttgTTTCCATGGATGTTTTAGAGAAACCAGGTTTCCCCATAGATCAGTTTGACGTTCCCCATGGTTTAAATAACCACGTTTTATTATGAAgtctgcagagcagatgacatgaAGCAGGTGTGTTGGACAATGGAGGAAAATTATGCAGAGAGGGCACTTGAGGACCCCTTCTCTGCATAATTATGCTCTGAGCACAACTAAACTAGAAGAAAGAAGGGGTTTctctgattgattgattaatcaGAAAGACTTGCAAAGACATCCCGAATTCTTTTATCTTTAGCAGAATCTCTGCTTCTTTTGATTCTAACGTGACTTGAATTTCCTGTTTTCAGTGACCAAGCTGCACAATCAGCAGAATCCCTGCGCAGTGTTTGGCGGCTGCTGCGTGCAGAGCTGCGCTCCTCCACATGTGCAGAGCTGCGCCTCCAGGAGAACTC from Oryzias melastigma strain HK-1 linkage group LG9, ASM292280v2, whole genome shotgun sequence encodes the following:
- the rp2 gene encoding protein XRP2, translated to MGCFYSKKSKRKSGGKEEHTSTGETNAVPLGNNTEEAPKQYSWDKREKVDPSHYTLKGLKDVTVGRLSGTLNGEQFVIQECENCNIFVFDHSATITIDDCINCRIVLGPVKGSVFFRDCKEIKCVVACQQFRTRDCQKMDVFLCCATQPIIESSTGMKFGCFQYFYPELAFHFKDAGLSIFNNNWSNIHDFTPVSGENNWSLLPEASSVLDFVPLPDPESDFKSVRISAEPSRSIVPLTKGGRRKESEESCLFVFFAGEYTTANARKLIDEAVAKGFVLIQTKEVLMRPEDVKRVFQNSGDDIVEWITKGPVVALELNGDGVVEACRNIASEVFSGTKVFVSDNKNTSTRDVDNFFNFADMQMGF